One Cytophagia bacterium CHB2 genomic region harbors:
- a CDS encoding ABC transporter ATP-binding protein has translation MLVEIKNLARTYMMGETEVHALRGVSLNVNRGEFVAIIGPSGSGKSTLMHLLGCLDRPTSGRYWLDGTAVEGLQDQELSRLRNRKVGFVFQTFNLIPQLNLLENVEVPLIYMGMDRVQRQELSLQMLQAVRLGHRSTHRPNELSGGENQRAAIARALVTNPDIILADEPTGNLDTKTGTEIMEILDELNKKGTTIVLVTHELSKVKWARRVIYMQDGQIRRELFGDQTHQLVELFQELPQA, from the coding sequence ATGCTTGTTGAAATAAAAAATTTGGCTAGAACCTATATGATGGGGGAGACGGAGGTGCATGCGCTGCGCGGCGTTTCGCTGAACGTGAATCGCGGCGAGTTTGTGGCGATCATCGGCCCTTCCGGCTCCGGGAAATCGACACTAATGCATTTGCTTGGCTGCCTGGATCGCCCCACCTCCGGCCGGTATTGGCTGGATGGCACCGCGGTCGAAGGCTTGCAAGATCAGGAACTGTCGCGGCTGCGCAACCGCAAAGTGGGATTTGTGTTCCAAACCTTCAATCTCATTCCGCAGCTCAATCTGTTGGAAAACGTCGAAGTGCCGTTGATTTACATGGGAATGGATCGCGTCCAGCGCCAGGAGCTTAGCCTGCAAATGCTGCAAGCGGTGCGCCTGGGCCATCGCAGCACCCATCGCCCCAATGAGCTTTCCGGCGGTGAAAATCAGCGCGCTGCCATCGCGCGCGCACTGGTCACTAATCCAGATATTATTCTGGCCGATGAACCCACCGGAAATCTCGACACCAAAACCGGAACCGAGATCATGGAAATTCTGGATGAGTTGAACAAGAAGGGCACCACCATCGTTTTGGTCACGCATGAGCTTTCCAAAGTTAAATGGGCCCGACGCGTGATCTATATGCAAGACGGCCAGATCCGGCGTGAGCTGTTTGGCGACCAAACGCACCAATTGGTGGAGCTGTTTCAGGAATTGCCGCAGGCGTGA